The following are from one region of the Trichoderma breve strain T069 chromosome 5, whole genome shotgun sequence genome:
- a CDS encoding enoyl-(Acyl carrier protein) reductase domain-containing protein translates to MFDMTGKVAIITGGSGGIGYEAARALAEAGANVALWYSRATNTDELAATIEADYGVKAKAYKCSVENFEEVQKQTAAVVADFGRLDVMIANAGISRPAGGIDDPIENWEQVLAVNLDGAYYCAKLAGEIFRKQGSGSLIFTASMSGHIANVPQRQACYNASKAAVIHLAKSLAVEWADFARVNAISPGYIKTPISAGIPKGWKEEWLSLTPMRREGDAKELKGIFLYLASDASTFTTGADIVIDGGYCCR, encoded by the exons ATGTTTGACATGACTGGTAAAGTTGCTATCATCACTGGTGGCTCGGGAGGAATCGGATATGAAGCAGCTCGAGCGCTTGCAGAGGCAGGGGCCAAT GTTGCTCTTTGGTACAGCCGTGCCACAAATACCGACGAACTCGCCGCTACCATTGAAGCGGATTATGGCGTAAAAGCAAAGGCTTACAAGTGTTCGGTTGAGAATTTCGAAGAGGTCCAAAAACAAACAGCTGCTGTAGTCGCTGACTTCGGCCGGCTCGATGTCATGATTGCAAATGCAGGCATCTCCCGTCCAGCAG GTGGTATCGATGACCCTATTGAAAACTGGGAGCAAGTACTCGCTGTAAATTTAGACGGAGCCTACTACTGTGCTAAATTGGCGGGCGAAATTTTCCGAAAGCAAGGATCTGGAAGCCTGATCTTTACAGCATCCATGTCTGGCCACATAGCAAATGTCCCACAGCGTCAG GCCTGCTATAATGCGTCTAAAGCAGCTGTAATTCACCTCGCAAAATCTCTTGCAGTGGAGTGGGCAGACTTTGCACGCGTGAATGCAATCTCGCCGGGCTATATCAAGACTCCGATATCTGCCGGGATTCCCAAAGgatggaaagaagaatggtTGAGTCTCACGCCAATGAGACGCGAGGGTGATGCGAAAGAGCTGAAGGGAATATTTTTGTACCTCGCGAGCGACGCTAGCACTTTTACCACTGGAGCGGACATTGTGATAGACGGAGGATATTGTTGCCGGTAA